The Quatrionicoccus australiensis nucleotide sequence AAAGAACCTGCATCGTCATCGTCGAAATCCAGGACGAAGACACGCGTCACGACATCGGCGTCATCGTTGATGCCGTTTCCGAGGTTCTTGAGATTCCGTCCAGCGAAATCGAACCGCCGCCCTCCTTCGGTGCCAGAATTCGTGCCGATTTCATTTTTGGCATGGGCAAGGTCGCCGGCAAATTCGTCATCCTGCTCAATCTGGAAAATGTCCTTTCCGTCGAAGAAATTGCGTCTCTGACCGGGGTCGAAAAACTCGCAGGCGATTCCGGCATCGCTGCCGGAATGGCATAAATTCACTTTTTCAACCGTTGACCGTCCAGCCTCCTGAATACGGACCG carries:
- a CDS encoding chemotaxis protein CheW, which encodes MGQLVEQKGGVLATSADSPSQYLTFTLGGEMFAVGILNVKEIIEYGSLTEIPMMPAFIRGVINLRGSVVPVIDLTARFGGQQTVIGKRTCIVIVEIQDEDTRHDIGVIVDAVSEVLEIPSSEIEPPPSFGARIRADFIFGMGKVAGKFVILLNLENVLSVEEIASLTGVEKLAGDSGIAAGMA